The Fibrobacter sp. UWP2 genome segment GCCTGAACTTCGTGTGTTTACGCAGTACGACAAGGGCTTTTTCGACATCTCGAAAAAGTGCAACATGGATTACCTGTCGGAATCGGATGTCGAAACGTTGCAGAAGGCGTTTGACGAGAATGCAAAGCTAAGTTTTGACGGGCTTGTGCAAAAGTCACACTCCTCCGCCTGGAATTCTGCATGGAAAGAGGGCGAGAACACCTCAATCCGCATGAGCGAGATTCTTGACGAAATTGATGCCGATGATGAAATTCGCGAAATCGTGAAGAACGAACGCGAGACTATGGCTGCCCTGAGCGTAAAGAATGGCTGAAATCGATTTTGTTCAAGGGGATGTTGTCCGTTCCATGACGGGCACGATTGTGAATTGCGACCATCAGAAGATGCTTGTGTTCGTAAATGAACTGTCTGGTCAGGTAGGCCTGGTTACGATAAATTCGCGCCCCTATCCGAAAAAGGGTATGGAGACGCAGCTGAAAATCGCGGCATCGGATTTTGCTTTTCTAGAGCACGACTCCTTTGTTGATTGTTCGGCTCTCTTTGTCAAGAGCGTTGGTGAATTTAAAGCCCTGGTTCAGAATGGCCAGGTGAGCTTGATAGGGAATCTTGATTCGGCGACGATGGATAAGGTAGTCCTTGCTGCGGCTGACAGCAGACACTTGAACGCGTTTCAGAAAAAGTTTTTCGACGATTCTTTGTAGCCAGTTGTGCGAGAGACCGTTTTTGCGCAGCAGGGAACGCCCGATGTCCTTCGATGTCAACTATAGTTGCATAATTGACTTTTTTTTGCCCCGGCTATTGACAACCGCCCCGCGTTTGTGTATATTTGATAGTGAACAAATGTGTAGTCTTTGGCTTTTGCCGCTTGTAAGCCATAGGAGTTGATGATGAAAGAAGTTGAGTGCTGTCCTGAATCTATTGGTGGAAACTGGTCGCAAATTGCGTCCGGTTCCTTTTTTTTATGCAGTTGTTGACAAGTAATAAAAAGTAATATATATTTATTATGTACAGTGTTTTCATGTCAAGAAGA includes the following:
- a CDS encoding Panacea domain-containing protein; amino-acid sequence: MINPIYGTEVLLNAALWVAERLPEQDRRIHKLFKILWFADLLHLKQYGRSVTGDTYIAMNYGPVPSALYDMIKGNCSPELRVFTQYDKGFFDISKKCNMDYLSESDVETLQKAFDENAKLSFDGLVQKSHSSAWNSAWKEGENTSIRMSEILDEIDADDEIREIVKNERETMAALSVKNG